From Pseudomonas poae, the proteins below share one genomic window:
- a CDS encoding TIGR03915 family putative DNA repair protein, producing MISLECDNLFGTWREQARWLLSHQVDPSQVSWGEAEVADLFATDEPIPAQLGPFQARIPKALLELLESAACYHGDQRWSLLYEVLWRVSHGDRTAMLAGDKLGSELQRRIKQVSREAHHLHAFVRFIALPAGAGPELPEYVAWHEPAHDILKSASQHFIGRMGRHRWMIATPLDGVYYDGEQLIHQRQCPEAWQQLAQNVEDPHSAMWLTYYSHIFNPARLNPKVMEGHLPSRFWKNLPEGKLIPGLISEARTGKQRDGQARLIGAKAGKRITNPINVGAGLPAITVGQSNQG from the coding sequence ATGATCAGCCTGGAATGCGACAACCTGTTCGGCACCTGGCGCGAACAGGCGCGCTGGCTGCTCAGCCATCAGGTCGACCCCAGCCAGGTGAGTTGGGGCGAAGCGGAAGTGGCGGACCTGTTTGCCACTGATGAGCCGATCCCGGCGCAACTTGGCCCGTTCCAGGCGCGAATTCCCAAGGCATTGCTGGAACTGCTGGAGTCGGCCGCCTGTTATCACGGTGATCAGCGCTGGAGCCTGTTGTACGAGGTGTTGTGGCGCGTCAGCCATGGTGACCGCACCGCAATGCTGGCGGGGGACAAGCTGGGCAGTGAGTTGCAGCGGCGGATCAAGCAGGTCAGCCGTGAGGCCCACCACCTGCATGCGTTTGTGCGGTTTATTGCGTTGCCGGCAGGGGCGGGGCCCGAGCTGCCGGAGTATGTGGCCTGGCATGAACCGGCCCACGACATTCTCAAAAGCGCCAGCCAGCATTTCATCGGGCGCATGGGGCGCCATCGCTGGATGATCGCCACGCCGCTGGACGGGGTTTATTACGATGGCGAACAGTTGATTCATCAACGCCAGTGCCCCGAGGCGTGGCAGCAACTGGCGCAAAATGTCGAAGACCCGCACAGCGCCATGTGGTTGACTTACTACAGTCACATCTTCAACCCGGCGCGCTTGAACCCCAAGGTGATGGAAGGGCACTTGCCCAGCCGGTTCTGGAAGAATTTGCCGGAGGGCAAGTTGATTCCGGGGTTGATCAGTGAGGCGCGTACGGGCAAGCAGCGGGATGGGCAGGCGAGGCTGATTGGGGCCAAGGCCGGTAAAAGAATTACGAACCCGATCAATGTGGGAGCTGGCTTGCCTGCGATCACGGTGGGCCAGTCAAATCAAGGTTGA
- a CDS encoding Lrp/AsnC family transcriptional regulator has translation MDTKANGPHSSPALDRIDEAIIDVLRHQGRITYEKLSSLVHLTPRPCLERVRKLERRGVIRGYGAIIDVQMVSPGLSLLVLVALSNQSGRSAQKAFEACIKACPQVFECQLISGPFDYSLRMRCRDMEHYRVLTETWLNNDELHIDKLVAHPELAVVKNTATELA, from the coding sequence ATGGATACCAAGGCCAACGGACCCCATTCTTCCCCTGCGCTGGACCGCATCGATGAGGCGATCATCGACGTGCTGCGGCACCAAGGGCGTATCACTTACGAAAAACTCTCGTCACTGGTGCACCTGACCCCCAGGCCCTGCCTGGAACGGGTGCGCAAGCTGGAGCGACGCGGGGTGATCCGTGGGTATGGGGCGATCATTGATGTGCAGATGGTGTCGCCGGGGCTGTCGCTGCTGGTGCTGGTGGCCTTGTCCAATCAAAGCGGGCGCTCGGCGCAGAAGGCCTTCGAGGCATGCATCAAAGCTTGCCCCCAGGTGTTCGAATGCCAGCTGATCAGCGGGCCGTTCGACTACAGCCTGCGCATGCGCTGTCGCGATATGGAGCACTACCGGGTGCTGACGGAGACCTGGCTGAACAACGACGAATTGCACATTGATAAGTTGGTGGCGCATCCGGAGTTGGCGGTCGTTAAAAACACTGCCACAGAGCTGGCCTGA
- a CDS encoding ATP-binding cassette domain-containing protein, with protein MNQSAQALAAYPVDAPVARAATAAIKLQVEGIHKRYGEHEVLKGVSLNARNGDVISLIGASGSGKSTMLRCINFLEQPDAGVITLDGISIQMQQGRAGTRAPHQVQLQNLRTRLAMVFQHFNLWSHMTVLENITMAPRRVLGISAAEAQKRARLYLDKVGLPGRVADQYPAFLSGGQQQRVAIARALAMEPEIILFDEPTSALDPELVGEVLKVIQTLAEEGRTMLMVTHEMGFARQVSSQVLFLHQGRVEEQGGAEILDHPNSERLQQFLSNRLK; from the coding sequence ATGAATCAGTCCGCGCAGGCCCTGGCCGCTTATCCTGTAGATGCACCGGTTGCAAGGGCAGCCACCGCCGCCATCAAGCTCCAGGTCGAAGGTATTCACAAACGCTACGGCGAACACGAAGTGCTCAAGGGTGTGTCCCTGAATGCACGTAATGGCGATGTGATCAGCCTGATCGGCGCCAGCGGCTCGGGCAAAAGCACGATGCTGCGCTGCATCAACTTTCTCGAACAGCCCGATGCCGGGGTCATCACCCTGGACGGCATCAGCATCCAAATGCAGCAAGGCCGCGCCGGCACCCGCGCACCGCACCAGGTGCAACTGCAAAACCTGCGCACGCGCCTGGCCATGGTGTTCCAGCACTTCAACCTGTGGAGCCACATGACCGTGCTGGAAAACATCACCATGGCCCCGCGCCGGGTGCTGGGCATAAGCGCGGCCGAGGCGCAAAAACGCGCCCGCCTGTACCTGGACAAGGTCGGCCTGCCCGGCCGTGTAGCGGACCAATACCCGGCGTTTCTTTCCGGTGGCCAACAACAGCGCGTGGCCATTGCAAGGGCGCTGGCGATGGAGCCGGAAATTATTCTGTTCGATGAACCGACGTCTGCGCTCGACCCAGAGCTTGTAGGAGAAGTCCTCAAAGTCATACAGACGTTGGCCGAGGAAGGTCGTACCATGCTGATGGTCACCCACGAGATGGGCTTTGCCCGCCAGGTGTCCAGCCAAGTGCTGTTCTTGCATCAGGGCCGAGTCGAGGAACAAGGCGGCGCCGAGATTCTTGACCACCCCAACAGCGAGCGCTTGCAGCAATTTCTTTCCAACCGTTTGAAGTGA
- a CDS encoding ABC transporter permease, translating to MIELFQQYGLAYLFSDGVGLSGVAMTLWLFIISVVFGFVLSIPLALARVSEHFWLRWPVELYTYLFRGTPLYIQLLICYTGLYSLEVVQDNALLNQFFRNALNCTLLAFVLNTCAYTVEIFAGAIRNIPHGEIEAARAYGLHGWRLNLFVVVPAALRRALPAYSNEMILMLHATSLAFTATVADILKVARDANAETFLTFQAFGIAALLYMLLSFALVGLFRLAERRWMRFLVPTRG from the coding sequence ATGATCGAACTGTTCCAGCAATACGGCCTGGCCTACCTGTTCAGCGACGGCGTGGGCTTGTCCGGGGTGGCGATGACCCTGTGGCTGTTCATTATTTCGGTGGTGTTCGGCTTCGTGCTGTCGATCCCGCTGGCACTGGCCCGAGTCTCGGAGCACTTCTGGCTGCGCTGGCCGGTGGAGCTCTACACCTACCTGTTCCGGGGCACGCCGCTGTATATCCAGTTGCTGATTTGCTACACCGGGCTGTACAGCCTGGAAGTGGTGCAGGACAACGCGCTGCTCAACCAGTTTTTCCGCAACGCGCTCAACTGCACCCTGCTGGCGTTTGTGCTCAACACCTGCGCCTACACCGTGGAAATCTTCGCCGGGGCGATCCGCAATATTCCCCATGGCGAAATCGAAGCGGCGCGTGCCTATGGCCTGCACGGCTGGCGGCTCAACCTGTTTGTGGTAGTGCCCGCTGCGTTGCGCCGTGCGCTGCCGGCCTACAGCAATGAAATGATCCTGATGCTGCACGCCACGTCGCTGGCGTTTACCGCCACCGTCGCCGACATCCTCAAGGTCGCCCGCGACGCCAACGCCGAAACGTTCCTGACGTTCCAGGCTTTCGGTATCGCCGCCCTGCTCTACATGCTGCTGTCCTTTGCACTGGTGGGCCTGTTTCGACTGGCCGAACGTCGCTGGATGCGTTTTCTTGTTCCTACCCGAGGCTAA
- a CDS encoding ABC transporter permease, translating to MNDLLNLQGYGPMLAQGAWMTLKLAFLALALSLSLGLIAAGAKLSSAKWLRVPATLYTTLIRSVPDLVLILLIFYSLQLWLNDLSDVLGWDYFEIDPFTAGVITLGFIYGAYFTENFRGAILSVPVGQLEAATAYGLSRWQRFHLVLFPQLMRFALPGLGNNWLVLLKSTALVSIIGLSDLVKAAQNAGKTTNEPLYFLILAGLVYLVITTLSNRIFKRLERRYNLGIRGIVR from the coding sequence ATGAACGACCTCCTCAACCTGCAAGGCTACGGCCCGATGCTGGCCCAGGGTGCCTGGATGACGCTCAAGCTGGCGTTCCTCGCGCTGGCCCTGAGCCTCTCCCTGGGCCTGATCGCCGCCGGTGCCAAGCTCTCCAGCGCCAAATGGCTGCGGGTGCCGGCCACGCTGTACACCACGCTGATCCGCAGCGTGCCGGACCTGGTGCTGATCCTGCTGATTTTCTACAGCCTGCAACTGTGGCTCAACGACTTGAGCGACGTGCTCGGCTGGGACTACTTTGAAATCGACCCGTTTACCGCCGGGGTGATCACCCTGGGCTTTATCTACGGCGCGTATTTCACCGAAAACTTCCGTGGCGCGATCCTCAGCGTGCCGGTCGGCCAGCTCGAAGCCGCCACCGCGTACGGTCTGAGCCGCTGGCAGCGGTTTCACCTGGTGCTGTTCCCGCAGTTGATGCGCTTTGCCCTGCCGGGTCTGGGCAATAACTGGCTGGTGCTGCTCAAGTCCACGGCGCTGGTGTCGATCATCGGCCTGTCGGACCTGGTCAAAGCCGCGCAGAACGCCGGCAAGACCACCAACGAGCCCCTGTACTTCCTGATCCTCGCGGGCCTGGTCTACCTGGTGATCACCACCCTCTCCAACCGCATCTTCAAGCGCCTCGAACGGCGCTACAACCTCGGCATCAGGGGGATCGTGCGATGA
- a CDS encoding ABC transporter substrate-binding protein, whose product MTPLRSLFAALLLPLCAGAAHAQEWKEIRFGVFPEYPPFESVAADGSLQGFDIELGNAICAKLEVKCTWVHNEFDGMIPALRARKFDAIMSSMAVTPAREKVIDFTDRLFLSPTSVITRKSADFGDTPESLKGKQVGVLQGSLQEAYARAHLAKLGAQIKAYQSQEQNYADLQNGRLDATLTDKLEAQLNFLSKPEGADFKTGPAFKDPTLPLDIAMGLRKNDQELRALINKGIAAVQADGTYAQIQKKYFGDQDIYNE is encoded by the coding sequence ATGACTCCACTGCGATCACTCTTCGCTGCATTGCTGTTGCCACTGTGCGCTGGCGCCGCTCACGCCCAGGAGTGGAAAGAAATCCGCTTCGGCGTGTTCCCCGAGTACCCCCCCTTCGAATCCGTGGCCGCCGACGGCAGCCTGCAAGGCTTCGATATCGAGTTGGGCAATGCGATCTGCGCCAAGCTTGAAGTCAAATGCACCTGGGTGCACAACGAATTCGACGGCATGATCCCCGCCCTGCGCGCCCGCAAGTTCGACGCGATCATGTCTTCCATGGCCGTGACCCCGGCACGTGAGAAAGTCATCGATTTCACCGACCGTCTGTTCCTCAGCCCGACCTCGGTGATCACCCGCAAAAGCGCCGACTTCGGCGACACCCCAGAATCGCTGAAAGGCAAGCAAGTAGGCGTGCTGCAAGGCTCACTGCAAGAAGCCTATGCGCGTGCGCACCTGGCCAAACTCGGCGCGCAGATCAAGGCTTACCAGTCCCAGGAACAAAACTACGCCGACCTGCAAAACGGCCGCCTCGACGCCACCCTGACCGACAAGCTCGAAGCCCAGCTCAACTTCCTGTCCAAGCCTGAAGGCGCCGACTTCAAGACCGGCCCGGCCTTCAAGGACCCGACCCTGCCACTGGACATCGCCATGGGCCTGCGCAAGAACGACCAGGAACTGCGCGCACTGATCAACAAGGGCATCGCCGCCGTCCAGGCCGACGGCACCTACGCGCAGATCCAGAAAAAGTACTTCGGCGATCAGGATATCTACAACGAGTAA
- a CDS encoding ornithine cyclodeaminase has translation MTRYIDVNDLSYLVSQKGLQTCISEMAEYIRADYLRWQDFEKCARLANHSPDGVIELMPVSDAALYAFKYVNGHPKNTLAGMLTVMAFGALGDVDTGKPVLLAEMTLTTAIRTAATSALVARYLARENSRSMALIGNGSQSEFQALAFHAMLGITEIRLFDIDAKATAKLAANLKAFPAIKVILAASVAEAVKGADIVTTVTADKAYATILTDEMIEPGMHLNAVGGDCPGKTELDRRIVERARVIVEYEPQSRIEGEIQHLPQDSPVTELWQVINGQQPGRENARQVTLFDSVGFAIEDYSALRYVLDVAQALDVGSTLELVPDLADPKDLFARLAQQPRVQHKKRA, from the coding sequence ATGACCCGTTATATCGACGTCAACGACCTCAGCTACCTGGTCTCGCAAAAAGGCCTGCAAACCTGCATCAGCGAAATGGCCGAGTACATTCGCGCCGATTACCTGCGCTGGCAGGATTTCGAAAAATGCGCACGCCTGGCCAACCATTCGCCGGACGGCGTGATCGAGCTGATGCCGGTGTCCGACGCGGCGCTGTACGCCTTCAAATACGTGAACGGCCACCCGAAAAACACCCTGGCCGGCATGCTCACCGTAATGGCCTTCGGCGCCCTGGGCGATGTGGACACCGGCAAACCGGTGCTGCTGGCGGAAATGACCCTGACCACCGCGATCCGCACCGCCGCCACCTCGGCCTTGGTGGCTCGCTACCTGGCCCGCGAAAACAGCCGCAGCATGGCCTTGATCGGTAACGGCTCGCAGAGTGAATTCCAGGCGCTGGCCTTCCACGCCATGCTCGGCATCACTGAAATCCGCCTGTTCGATATCGATGCCAAGGCCACCGCCAAGCTCGCCGCCAACCTCAAGGCCTTCCCGGCGATCAAGGTGATCCTGGCCGCCAGCGTAGCCGAGGCGGTCAAAGGTGCGGATATCGTGACTACCGTCACGGCGGACAAAGCCTACGCCACCATCCTGACTGACGAGATGATCGAACCGGGCATGCACCTCAATGCCGTGGGCGGAGACTGCCCGGGCAAGACCGAGCTGGACCGGCGCATCGTCGAACGCGCCCGCGTGATCGTCGAGTACGAACCGCAAAGCCGCATCGAAGGTGAAATCCAGCACCTGCCGCAAGATTCGCCAGTGACCGAGTTGTGGCAGGTGATCAACGGCCAGCAACCCGGCCGCGAGAACGCGCGCCAGGTCACCCTGTTCGACTCGGTGGGCTTTGCCATCGAGGACTACTCGGCCCTGCGCTATGTGCTGGACGTGGCACAGGCCCTGGACGTGGGCAGCACACTTGAACTGGTGCCCGACCTCGCCGACCCGAAAGACCTGTTTGCACGCCTGGCCCAACAGCCGCGTGTACAGCACAAAAAGCGCGCCTGA
- a CDS encoding arginine deiminase-related protein: MQTTNTVLMIRPARFAFNPDTAINNRFQRPPLDPLSAQHKALEEFDGYVDTLRRHGVQVLVVQDTPAPHTPDSIFPNNWWSSHADGSLVLYPMEGQNRRLERNKGVLQVLEQRFAINSTIDLSHLEQQNIFLEGTGSMVLDRQHRISYACHSGRTHHDALRQFAERLDYRLCVFHAVDRDHAPIYHSNVMMSVGRDLSVVCLQALPDANERQALERSLRDTGKDILGLDFDQLEAFAGNMLEVHDRDGQPLLVMSASAWGALQPAQRRHVERHTRPVVVNIDNIERIGGGSARCMLAEVHLPARPSFQ, from the coding sequence ATGCAAACCACCAACACCGTCCTGATGATTCGCCCGGCGCGCTTTGCCTTCAACCCGGACACCGCGATCAACAACCGCTTTCAACGCCCGCCCCTCGACCCGCTCAGCGCGCAGCACAAAGCGCTGGAAGAGTTCGACGGCTATGTCGACACCCTGCGCCGACATGGCGTGCAAGTGCTGGTGGTGCAGGACACCCCGGCGCCCCACACCCCGGATTCGATCTTCCCCAATAACTGGTGGAGCAGCCACGCCGACGGCAGCCTGGTGCTGTACCCGATGGAAGGCCAGAACCGACGACTGGAACGCAACAAGGGCGTGCTGCAAGTGCTGGAGCAACGCTTTGCGATCAACAGCACCATCGACCTGAGCCACCTCGAACAACAGAACATCTTCCTCGAAGGCACCGGCAGCATGGTGCTCGACCGCCAACACCGCATCAGCTACGCCTGCCACTCCGGGCGCACCCACCATGACGCCCTGCGCCAGTTCGCCGAACGCCTCGACTACCGGCTGTGCGTGTTCCACGCCGTCGACCGGGATCACGCGCCGATCTACCACAGCAACGTGATGATGAGCGTCGGCCGCGACCTCTCGGTGGTGTGCCTGCAAGCCCTGCCCGATGCCAACGAGCGCCAGGCCCTGGAACGCTCCCTGCGCGACACCGGAAAGGACATCCTCGGCCTTGACTTCGACCAGCTCGAAGCCTTCGCCGGCAACATGCTCGAAGTCCACGACCGTGACGGCCAGCCGCTGCTGGTGATGTCCGCCAGCGCCTGGGGCGCCCTGCAACCCGCCCAGCGCCGGCACGTGGAACGCCATACGCGGCCGGTGGTGGTGAACATCGACAACATCGAACGCATCGGCGGCGGCAGCGCACGCTGCATGCTGGCCGAAGTGCACCTGCCGGCCCGTCCCTCATTTCAATAA